In Streptomyces nodosus, one DNA window encodes the following:
- a CDS encoding ABC transporter permease, giving the protein MPDPLSRAIRWDTVVGALLLVLLLLSFSFVDGFGNALNLSFLIGNTLPIAMIALPMTLLVVAGEIDLSVASTAGLSGAVLGRLWNEGMAIETIIPLCLLLGVVCGLVNGLLVTRLGLPSLAVTIGTLAAYRGIAQIVLGADAVTDFPAQYLDFAAGRIGNTFLPRAFVPYLVLLAIAVLVLHATPFGRSLFAVGAGEEAARFAGIRVKRARLLLFTATGFMAALTGVFWALHYASARYDNATGLELSVVAAVLLGGVDFDGGRGTLGGAVAGVFLLGALGNVMSLLSVSAQSQIVVTGVLLVVSVLGPRVARRISVARAGRRAASTPAPSLASPS; this is encoded by the coding sequence GTGCCTGACCCGTTGAGCCGCGCGATCCGCTGGGACACCGTCGTCGGCGCGCTGCTGCTCGTCCTTCTGCTGCTGTCGTTCTCCTTCGTGGACGGCTTCGGCAATGCGCTCAATCTGTCGTTCCTGATCGGCAACACCCTGCCGATCGCGATGATCGCGCTGCCCATGACCCTGCTGGTGGTGGCGGGTGAGATCGACCTCTCCGTGGCCTCCACCGCGGGCCTGTCGGGCGCCGTGCTGGGCAGGCTGTGGAACGAGGGCATGGCGATCGAGACGATCATTCCGCTGTGTCTGCTGCTCGGGGTGGTGTGCGGGCTGGTCAACGGCCTGCTGGTGACCCGCCTCGGACTGCCCTCCCTCGCCGTCACCATCGGCACCCTGGCCGCCTACCGGGGCATCGCACAGATCGTCCTCGGCGCGGACGCGGTGACCGACTTCCCCGCCCAGTACCTCGACTTCGCGGCCGGACGCATCGGGAACACCTTTCTCCCCCGGGCGTTCGTGCCCTATCTGGTGCTGCTCGCCATCGCCGTGCTCGTGCTGCACGCCACCCCGTTCGGCCGGTCGCTGTTCGCGGTCGGCGCCGGGGAGGAGGCCGCGCGGTTCGCGGGGATCCGGGTCAAGCGGGCCCGGCTGCTGCTGTTCACCGCCACCGGCTTCATGGCCGCGCTCACCGGGGTCTTCTGGGCCCTGCACTACGCCAGCGCCCGCTACGACAACGCCACCGGGCTCGAACTCTCCGTCGTGGCCGCCGTGTTGCTCGGCGGCGTCGACTTCGACGGCGGCCGGGGAACCCTCGGCGGGGCCGTCGCCGGGGTGTTCCTGCTGGGCGCGCTGGGGAATGTGATGAGCCTGCTCAGCGTCTCCGCACAGTCGCAGATCGTCGTGACCGGTGTCCTGCTGGTCGTCTCCGTGCTCGGCCCCCGGGTCGCGCGCCGGATCTCCGTCGCGAGGGCGGGCCGCCGGGCCGCCTCGACGCCGGCCCCGTCACTCGCCTCCCCCTCGTAA
- a CDS encoding ABC transporter permease: MTVTAPHPAPAADVPRSSGTRLVERVVRMRELAILAVFLVMIAVTWLGNNAFLSEQGIKDLLLNATILVLVATGQSLVVITGNVDLSVGSTLGISAFAAGTFLHGGGDAFLAVVLAILLGVGLGLLNGLLVSLGQVPALVVTLGTLYIIRGIDSIWVGARQITASDLPAGFVDFGSGGISAIPWPALVALAVLVVTAYYLKHYAGGRELYALGSHPEAARLAGIPVRRRILTAYVCCGGLAGLAGALYLARFGNVDSGTGSGYELTVVSAVVVGGVVFTGGSGSVYGAALGALLLTSVNSVLPALGVSSVWVLAVNGVLLLLAIAVDRVVGLRVASALKRRNARRA, from the coding sequence ATGACGGTGACCGCGCCCCACCCCGCCCCCGCCGCGGACGTGCCCAGGTCCAGCGGCACCCGGCTGGTCGAACGCGTCGTCCGGATGCGTGAACTCGCCATCCTGGCCGTCTTCCTGGTGATGATCGCCGTCACCTGGCTGGGCAACAACGCGTTCCTGTCCGAGCAGGGCATCAAGGACCTGCTTCTGAACGCGACGATCCTGGTGCTGGTCGCCACCGGCCAGTCCCTGGTCGTGATCACCGGGAACGTCGATCTGTCGGTCGGCTCCACCCTCGGCATCAGCGCCTTCGCGGCCGGAACCTTTCTGCACGGCGGCGGTGACGCGTTCCTGGCGGTGGTGCTGGCGATCCTGCTCGGCGTGGGCCTCGGCCTGCTGAACGGGCTGCTGGTCAGCCTCGGCCAGGTTCCCGCGCTCGTCGTCACCCTCGGCACGCTCTACATCATCCGCGGCATCGACTCCATCTGGGTCGGCGCCCGCCAGATCACGGCGTCCGATCTCCCCGCGGGATTCGTCGACTTCGGCTCCGGCGGGATCTCGGCGATCCCCTGGCCGGCCCTCGTCGCCCTGGCCGTCCTGGTGGTGACCGCGTACTACCTCAAGCACTACGCCGGCGGACGCGAGCTGTACGCGCTCGGCTCCCACCCGGAGGCCGCGCGGCTGGCCGGTATCCCCGTACGCAGAAGGATCCTGACCGCGTACGTCTGCTGCGGTGGACTCGCCGGGCTCGCGGGAGCGCTCTATCTGGCCCGCTTCGGCAATGTCGACTCCGGCACCGGCAGCGGCTATGAACTCACCGTCGTCAGCGCGGTCGTGGTCGGCGGGGTGGTCTTCACCGGGGGCTCCGGCAGTGTCTACGGCGCGGCCCTGGGCGCACTCCTGCTGACCTCCGTCAACAGTGTGCTGCCCGCCCTCGGGGTCAGTTCCGTCTGGGTGCTCGCCGTCAACGGAGTGCTGCTGCTGCTCGCCATCGCCGTCGACCGGGTGGTCGGGCTGCGCGTGGCCTCCGCCCTGAAGAGGAGGAACGCCCGCCGTGCCTGA
- a CDS encoding sugar ABC transporter ATP-binding protein, translating to MTHPSDTGPAPVLALRDVSKSFGAVRALRNVSLELSPGEVHALAGENGAGKSTLIKTLAGVHRPDSGRLLLDGEPTVFHGPADARAAGIAVIYQEPTLFPDLSIAENIFMGRRPRRSLGRVDHRATHAATVDLMRRLGVELDPERPARGLSIADQQIVEIAKALSFDARVLIMDEPTAALTGSEVDRLFGVVRTLRDQGAAVLFISHRLEEIFRICRRVTTLRDGARISTEPLDRITEDDLVRRMVGRDLDELYPERDAEPGRVALSVRRLTREGVFTDVSFEVRRGEIVGLAGLVGAGRTEVARAVFGVDRWDAGEVRVDGRPLTNGAPSTAMAAGLALVPEDRRAQGLVMGHSIERNIGLTGLRTTVRAGLMDRRAERSRSLDWAVRLRVKYARIADAVSTLSGGNQQKVVLAKWLATGPKVLIVDEPTRGIDVGTKAEVHRLLGELAADGVAILMISSDLPEILGMADRVLVMHEGRLTAEIPRSEATEETVLAAATGRAAA from the coding sequence ATGACCCACCCGTCCGACACGGGTCCCGCCCCGGTGCTGGCGCTCAGGGACGTCTCCAAGTCCTTCGGCGCGGTGCGGGCCCTGAGGAATGTGTCCCTGGAACTGTCACCCGGAGAGGTGCACGCCCTCGCCGGGGAGAACGGCGCGGGCAAGTCGACCCTCATCAAGACGCTCGCCGGTGTGCACCGCCCGGACTCCGGCCGGCTGCTGCTCGACGGCGAGCCGACCGTCTTCCACGGCCCGGCCGACGCCCGCGCCGCCGGTATCGCCGTGATCTACCAGGAGCCGACCCTCTTCCCCGATCTGTCGATCGCCGAGAACATCTTCATGGGCCGCCGGCCCCGGCGCTCCCTCGGCCGGGTCGACCACCGGGCCACCCACGCGGCGACCGTCGACCTGATGCGGCGCCTCGGCGTCGAACTGGACCCGGAGCGCCCGGCGCGCGGCCTGTCCATCGCCGACCAGCAGATAGTGGAGATCGCCAAGGCGCTCTCCTTCGACGCCCGTGTCCTGATCATGGACGAGCCGACCGCGGCACTCACCGGCAGCGAGGTGGACCGGCTCTTCGGCGTCGTCCGCACCCTGCGCGACCAGGGCGCCGCGGTGCTGTTCATCTCCCACCGGCTGGAGGAGATCTTCCGGATCTGCCGGCGCGTCACCACGCTGCGCGACGGCGCCCGGATCTCCACCGAACCACTGGACCGGATCACCGAGGACGATCTCGTACGGCGCATGGTGGGACGGGACCTCGACGAGCTCTATCCGGAACGGGACGCCGAACCGGGGCGGGTCGCCCTGAGCGTGCGGCGGCTGACCCGCGAGGGTGTCTTCACCGATGTGTCCTTCGAGGTGCGGCGCGGGGAGATCGTCGGTCTCGCCGGTCTCGTCGGCGCCGGCCGTACGGAGGTGGCGCGGGCCGTGTTCGGCGTCGACCGCTGGGACGCGGGCGAGGTCCGGGTCGACGGCAGGCCCCTCACCAACGGCGCGCCCTCCACCGCGATGGCCGCCGGGCTCGCCCTGGTGCCCGAGGACCGGCGCGCCCAGGGGCTGGTGATGGGCCATTCCATCGAGCGGAACATCGGCCTGACCGGGCTGCGGACGACCGTCCGGGCCGGACTGATGGACCGCCGGGCCGAACGCAGCCGCTCCCTCGACTGGGCGGTCAGGCTCCGGGTCAAGTACGCCCGGATCGCCGACGCCGTGTCCACCCTGTCCGGCGGCAACCAGCAGAAGGTCGTCCTCGCCAAGTGGCTGGCCACCGGCCCCAAGGTGCTGATCGTCGACGAGCCCACCCGCGGCATCGACGTCGGCACCAAGGCCGAGGTGCACCGGCTGCTCGGCGAACTCGCCGCCGACGGTGTGGCGATACTGATGATCTCCTCCGATCTGCCCGAGATCCTCGGCATGGCCGACCGGGTCCTGGTGATGCACGAGGGCCGGCTCACCGCCGAGATCCCGCGCTCCGAGGCCACCGAGGAGACGGTGCTGGCCGCCGCCACCGGGAGGGCCGCCGCATGA
- the rhaI gene encoding L-rhamnose isomerase: protein MTDLAAVKAALRTQSVETPSWAYGNSGTRFKVFTQAGVPRSPREKLDDAAQVHEFTGAAPTVALHIPWDRVDDYASLAAYAQERGLRLGTINSNTFQDDDYRLGSVCHPDPAVRRKAVGHLLECVDIMDATGSRDLKLWFADGTNYPGQDDIRARQDRLAEALSEVCARLGDGQRMLLEYKLFEPSFYTTDVPDWGTAYAHCLRLGEKAQVVVDTGHHAPGTNIEFIVATLLREGKLGGFDFNSRFYADDDLMAGAADPFQLFRIMFEVVRGGGFGPGVAFMLDQCHNIEAKIPAIIRSVMNVQEATAKALLVDRDALAAAQRSGDVLDANAVLMDAYNTDVRPLLAEVREELGLDPDPVAAYRRSGWAMKITEERTGGRQSGWGA, encoded by the coding sequence GTGACCGACCTCGCCGCGGTGAAGGCCGCGCTCAGGACCCAGTCCGTCGAGACGCCGTCATGGGCGTACGGGAACTCGGGCACCCGGTTCAAGGTGTTCACCCAGGCGGGTGTCCCGCGCAGTCCGCGCGAGAAACTGGACGACGCCGCCCAGGTGCACGAGTTCACGGGTGCGGCGCCGACCGTGGCGCTGCACATACCGTGGGACCGGGTGGACGACTACGCGTCGCTGGCCGCGTACGCGCAGGAGCGCGGGCTGCGGCTGGGCACGATCAACTCCAACACCTTCCAGGACGACGACTACCGGCTCGGCAGCGTCTGCCATCCGGACCCGGCGGTGCGGCGCAAGGCGGTGGGTCATCTGCTCGAGTGCGTCGACATCATGGACGCGACCGGCTCGCGCGATCTGAAGCTGTGGTTCGCCGACGGCACCAACTACCCCGGCCAGGACGACATCCGGGCCCGCCAGGACCGGCTGGCCGAGGCCCTGAGCGAGGTCTGCGCACGGCTCGGCGACGGGCAGCGCATGCTGCTGGAGTACAAGCTCTTCGAACCGTCCTTCTACACGACCGACGTCCCGGACTGGGGGACGGCCTACGCACACTGCCTCAGGCTCGGTGAGAAGGCGCAGGTCGTCGTGGACACCGGACATCATGCGCCGGGCACCAACATCGAGTTCATCGTGGCCACCCTGCTGCGGGAGGGAAAGCTGGGCGGCTTCGACTTCAACTCCCGCTTCTACGCCGACGACGACCTCATGGCCGGTGCCGCGGACCCCTTCCAGCTCTTCCGGATCATGTTCGAGGTGGTGCGCGGCGGCGGGTTCGGCCCGGGTGTCGCGTTCATGCTCGACCAGTGCCACAACATCGAGGCCAAGATCCCGGCGATCATCCGCTCCGTGATGAATGTGCAGGAGGCGACGGCCAAGGCGCTGCTCGTCGACCGGGACGCCCTGGCCGCGGCGCAGCGGTCCGGGGACGTACTCGACGCCAACGCGGTGCTGATGGACGCCTACAACACCGATGTGCGCCCCCTCCTCGCCGAGGTCCGCGAAGAGCTCGGCCTCGATCCCGACCCGGTCGCGGCCTATCGGCGCTCCGGCTGGGCCATGAAGATCACCGAGGAGCGGACCGGCGGCCGGCAGTCCGGCTGGGGCGCCTGA